From one Streptomyces sp. NBC_01478 genomic stretch:
- a CDS encoding DUF742 domain-containing protein, producing the protein MSAPRRPADPSGLERYYVLTGGRSGPGGSASSLDVATLIVSRTAPVPGMQHEHQEILRRCREPLSVAELGAHLGLPFNILAVLLADLLEADRVEARDPIPAHSAGSGPDLALLEEVLSGLQRL; encoded by the coding sequence ATGAGTGCTCCCCGCCGGCCCGCTGATCCCTCCGGCCTTGAGCGCTACTACGTCCTCACCGGAGGGCGCAGCGGACCTGGCGGTTCGGCGTCGAGCCTCGACGTGGCGACCCTCATCGTCTCCCGTACCGCCCCCGTACCGGGCATGCAGCACGAGCACCAGGAGATCCTCCGGCGCTGCCGCGAGCCGCTGTCGGTGGCCGAACTCGGCGCCCACCTCGGACTGCCCTTCAACATTCTCGCGGTGCTGCTGGCGGATCTGCTGGAGGCGGACCGCGTCGAAGCCCGCGACCCCATCCCGGCGCACAGCGCCGGCAGCGGGCCCGACCTCGCGCTCCTTGAGGAGGTACTCAGTGGACTTCAAAGGCTTTGA
- a CDS encoding terpene synthase family protein → MPQDVTFDLPFDTPVSEHLEYARARHLRWIWDMGLVRSQAGFEEYRSWDLPQAAARTYPYASAADMVVLMNWFSLAFLFDDQFDANRPDRADRILEVARELIVTPLRPAGSRPRVVCPITVAWAQVWDHLSDGMSLTWRTRFAASWGRFLVAHCEEVDLAARGIAGTLDLDEYTDFRRRTVGIHHSIDAGERSRGFEVPAQVQAHPLMERMRDLAADTIGFMNDIHSFERERRRGDGHNLIAVLHRERHCSWEAAAEEAYRMTNDRLAEYLELEAQVPRMCDELNLDENERLRVHQGVEAIQHWINGNYEWALVSGRYAAKKESSVDDLLAV, encoded by the coding sequence ATGCCTCAGGACGTCACCTTCGACCTCCCCTTCGACACCCCCGTCAGTGAGCATCTGGAGTACGCCCGCGCCCGCCATCTGCGCTGGATCTGGGACATGGGCCTGGTGCGCAGCCAGGCCGGGTTCGAGGAGTACCGGTCGTGGGACCTCCCGCAGGCCGCGGCCCGCACCTATCCGTACGCGTCGGCCGCGGACATGGTCGTCCTGATGAACTGGTTCTCGCTGGCGTTTCTCTTCGACGACCAGTTCGACGCGAACCGGCCCGACCGTGCCGACCGGATACTGGAGGTGGCGCGGGAGTTGATCGTCACGCCGTTGCGTCCGGCGGGCAGCAGGCCCCGGGTCGTCTGCCCGATCACCGTCGCCTGGGCGCAGGTGTGGGACCACCTTTCGGACGGCATGTCCTTGACCTGGCGAACCCGGTTCGCGGCCTCCTGGGGCCGGTTCCTGGTCGCGCACTGCGAGGAGGTCGACCTCGCCGCCCGGGGCATCGCGGGCACGCTGGACCTCGACGAATACACCGACTTCCGGCGCCGCACGGTCGGCATCCATCACAGCATCGACGCCGGGGAACGCAGCCGGGGCTTCGAGGTCCCGGCTCAGGTGCAGGCGCACCCGCTGATGGAACGCATGCGTGACCTCGCCGCCGACACCATCGGCTTCATGAACGACATCCACTCCTTCGAACGCGAGCGCCGCCGGGGCGACGGCCACAACCTCATAGCCGTGCTCCACCGGGAGCGCCACTGCTCATGGGAGGCGGCAGCCGAGGAGGCGTACCGCATGACGAACGACCGCCTCGCCGAATACCTCGAACTGGAAGCCCAAGTCCCCCGGATGTGCGACGAGTTGAACCTCGACGAGAACGAACGCCTCCGCGTCCACCAGGGCGTGGAAGCCATCCAGCACTGGATCAACGGCAACTACGAGTGGGCGCTCGTGTCGGGCAGGTATGCGGCGAAGAAAGAGAGTTCGGTGGACGACTTGTTGGCGGTGTGA
- a CDS encoding TetR/AcrR family transcriptional regulator encodes MSRAEPEDRRTARTRARLRQALLDECAEHPLEEVGVAALARRAGVGRATFYVHYDGLEALAVDACADVVRDAVEALHAWRGRPDPVHAPPALSEFFSGLLPHAALYRALLSPGGGGPLGRVLHRDLRAYSLRERELAGAADAPLVASAVAGTFGGVLADWLHGLLEGTAEEIADQVWQLLVALHMSR; translated from the coding sequence GTGAGCCGCGCCGAGCCCGAGGACCGGCGGACCGCCCGCACCCGGGCACGGCTGCGCCAGGCCCTCCTCGACGAGTGCGCCGAACACCCCCTGGAGGAGGTCGGCGTGGCCGCCCTGGCGCGCCGGGCGGGGGTCGGCCGGGCCACGTTCTACGTCCACTACGACGGGCTGGAAGCGCTTGCTGTCGATGCCTGCGCGGATGTCGTACGGGACGCGGTGGAGGCGCTGCACGCGTGGCGCGGACGGCCCGATCCGGTGCACGCGCCGCCCGCGCTGTCGGAGTTCTTCTCCGGTCTGCTCCCCCACGCGGCCCTGTACCGCGCCCTGTTGAGCCCGGGCGGCGGTGGCCCGCTCGGCCGGGTCCTGCACCGGGATCTGCGCGCCTACAGCCTCCGTGAACGCGAACTCGCGGGCGCGGCGGACGCCCCGCTGGTCGCCTCGGCCGTCGCCGGGACCTTCGGCGGGGTCCTCGCCGACTGGCTGCACGGGCTGTTGGAGGGTACGGCGGAGGAAATCGCCGACCAGGTATGGCAGTTGCTGGTCGCGCTGCACATGAGCCGGTGA
- a CDS encoding GTP-binding protein, with product MDFKGFDRPGSPAGDGTRSVKVMIAGGFGTGKTTMVRSVSDIKPLTTEETLTQASAGVDHLIGVTDKTETTVSLDFGKIRLNDELVLYLFGTPGQERFWFLWNGLFKGALGAVVLVDTRRLASSFRAIEEMERQDVPFVIALNVFPDSPDHPVDEIRDALDISPDIPVVACDARDRSSSRDVLVALIRHLKDRSAVVALEPR from the coding sequence GTGGACTTCAAAGGCTTTGACCGGCCCGGCTCCCCGGCCGGTGACGGTACCCGCTCGGTGAAGGTGATGATCGCCGGCGGGTTCGGCACCGGGAAGACCACGATGGTCCGCTCGGTCAGCGACATCAAGCCGCTCACCACCGAGGAGACCCTCACCCAGGCGAGCGCCGGCGTCGACCACCTCATCGGGGTGACCGACAAGACGGAGACCACCGTCAGCCTCGACTTCGGGAAGATCCGCCTCAACGACGAGCTGGTGCTCTACCTGTTCGGGACGCCGGGCCAGGAGCGGTTCTGGTTCCTGTGGAACGGCCTGTTCAAGGGCGCGCTCGGCGCGGTGGTCCTCGTCGACACCCGCCGCCTCGCCTCCAGCTTCCGGGCGATCGAGGAGATGGAGCGACAGGACGTCCCGTTCGTCATCGCGCTGAACGTCTTCCCCGACTCCCCGGACCACCCCGTCGACGAGATACGGGACGCCCTGGACATCTCCCCGGACATCCCGGTCGTGGCCTGCGACGCCCGCGACCGCTCCTCCAGCCGTGACGTACTGGTCGCGCTGATACGGCACTTGAAGGACCGCTCGGCCGTCGTCGCACTGGAGCCCCGATGA
- a CDS encoding DUF1304 domain-containing protein, giving the protein METLANVLVGLVAALHLYILVLEMFLWEKKPGRGLHGFDPEMARATAPLAANQGLYNGFLAAGLIWGLIAADPTGFRAQVFFLSCVVIAGVYGTVTANRRILFAQALPGALALAAVLIAR; this is encoded by the coding sequence ATGGAAACGCTCGCGAACGTGCTGGTCGGACTGGTGGCCGCGCTGCATCTGTACATCCTGGTGCTCGAAATGTTCCTGTGGGAGAAGAAGCCCGGGCGCGGACTGCACGGCTTCGACCCCGAGATGGCCAGAGCCACCGCACCGCTGGCCGCCAACCAGGGGCTGTACAACGGCTTCCTCGCCGCGGGTCTGATCTGGGGCCTGATCGCCGCCGACCCGACCGGCTTCCGCGCCCAGGTGTTCTTCCTGAGCTGCGTCGTGATCGCGGGCGTCTACGGCACGGTGACGGCGAACCGGCGCATCCTGTTCGCGCAGGCGCTGCCCGGCGCGCTGGCCCTGGCGGCCGTCCTGATCGCCCGGTGA
- a CDS encoding cytochrome P450, translating to MTDRTLDGPDAPRGCPVAHGSGDDLTRLYGPDAATDPRGIYERLREQHGSVAPVLLEGDVPAWLVLGYRDNRRVLDNPRQFTRDARIWRDWREGRVADTSPLMPMIGWRPDCVSQDGEPHRRLRGAVTDGLLAAAGRGVRRHATYFANKQIDAFADAGRADLVADYAEYLPMLVLTRILGLPAGDGNRLVESSAQVLKGGEDALLHNDRIIEILGGLASRKRAEPGSDFTTALLEHPAGLDAEEVVMHLRLVLIAAHTTTSNLLARVLQRILTDASRLSGLVSGQLTVSAVVEEVMWDTPPLAVMPGRFATADLELGGHRIEEGDLLVLGLGAGNVDPEVRPDAGVSMQGNESHLAFSSGPHECPGQSIGQAILEVGVDVLLHRLPGVRLGVAAEELTSTASTWESRLDALPVEFAL from the coding sequence ATGACCGACCGGACCTTGGACGGCCCCGATGCTCCGAGGGGCTGCCCCGTCGCCCACGGTTCGGGTGACGACCTCACCCGGCTGTACGGGCCGGACGCGGCGACCGACCCGCGCGGCATCTACGAGCGGCTGCGCGAGCAACACGGCTCCGTGGCACCGGTGTTGCTCGAAGGCGACGTCCCGGCCTGGCTCGTCCTCGGGTACCGCGACAACCGGCGGGTGCTGGACAACCCCCGCCAGTTCACCCGGGACGCGCGGATCTGGCGGGACTGGCGGGAGGGCCGGGTCGCGGACACCTCGCCGCTGATGCCGATGATCGGCTGGCGCCCGGACTGCGTCTCGCAGGACGGTGAACCTCACCGTCGGCTGCGGGGCGCGGTGACCGACGGGTTGCTGGCGGCGGCCGGGCGTGGGGTTCGGCGGCATGCAACTTACTTCGCCAACAAGCAGATTGACGCGTTCGCGGACGCCGGGCGGGCTGATCTGGTGGCGGATTATGCCGAGTATCTGCCGATGCTTGTGCTGACTCGGATTCTGGGGCTTCCTGCGGGGGACGGGAATCGGCTGGTCGAGTCCAGCGCGCAGGTTCTCAAGGGTGGGGAAGACGCCCTGCTGCACAACGACCGCATCATCGAGATCCTCGGCGGACTCGCCTCGCGCAAACGGGCCGAGCCGGGCTCCGATTTCACCACCGCGCTCCTCGAGCACCCCGCGGGGCTCGACGCCGAAGAGGTCGTGATGCATCTGCGGCTGGTGCTGATCGCCGCGCACACCACCACGAGCAACTTGCTGGCGCGGGTGTTGCAGCGGATCCTCACCGACGCCTCTCGGCTTTCCGGGCTGGTCAGTGGGCAGTTGACCGTCTCGGCGGTGGTTGAGGAAGTCATGTGGGACACCCCGCCGTTGGCCGTCATGCCGGGGAGGTTCGCCACGGCGGATCTCGAACTCGGGGGGCATCGGATCGAGGAGGGTGATCTGCTCGTTCTCGGGCTCGGTGCGGGGAATGTCGATCCGGAGGTTCGGCCGGACGCGGGGGTGTCCATGCAGGGCAACGAGTCGCATCTGGCGTTCAGCTCGGGGCCGCACGAGTGCCCCGGGCAGAGTATCGGGCAGGCGATTCTTGAGGTCGGGGTGGATGTGTTGCTGCATCGGTTGCCGGGGGTGCGGTTGGGGGTGGCGGCGGAGGAGTTGACGTCCACGGCGTCTACGTGGGAGTCGAGATTGGACGCGCTGCCTGTTGAGTTCGCCTTGTGA
- a CDS encoding amidohydrolase: MHADLLFTNGPVLTPDGRTATAVAVTGERITAVGHAEVHDLAGPRTQVVDLAGRLLLPGFQDAHVHPVPAGLELTQCDLTTAKTAEDTIAIVRAYADAHPDREWITGGGWSMEAFEGGTPTKELLDSAVPDRPVYLPNRDHHGAWVNSRALELAGITRATPDPVDGRIERDASGEPAGTLQEGAMQLVGRLAPQATPADRLAALLHAQRHLHGLGITAWQDALVGEFLGMDDPSDVYLAAARDGSLTARAVGALWWDRGRGAEQIPELVERRAALSHGRFSAGSVKLMLDGVAETGTAALLDPYLDKCGCATANRGTSFIDPDQLPKYVAELDALGFQCHFHALGDRAVRDALDAIEAARAANGPSDTRPHLAHLQVVHPDDVARFARLGAVANIQPLWAAHEPQMDELTIPFLGPERALWQYPFGALLRSGATLAAGSDWPVSSPDPLHGIHVAVNRIEPGGTGPVFLPDERLGLAEAVTAYTAGSAYANHLDDTGRVAAGALADLVVLDRDPFAAPPEEIAATRVALTYVGGVGVYAAQEA; the protein is encoded by the coding sequence ATGCACGCAGACCTCCTCTTCACCAACGGCCCTGTCCTCACCCCCGACGGCCGCACCGCGACCGCCGTGGCCGTCACCGGCGAGCGGATCACCGCCGTAGGACATGCCGAGGTGCACGACCTCGCCGGGCCGCGCACCCAAGTCGTCGATCTGGCGGGGCGGTTGCTGCTGCCCGGGTTCCAGGACGCGCATGTGCATCCGGTGCCGGCGGGGCTCGAGCTGACCCAGTGCGATCTGACGACGGCCAAGACGGCGGAGGACACCATCGCCATCGTGCGGGCCTACGCGGACGCGCATCCCGATCGGGAGTGGATCACCGGGGGCGGGTGGTCGATGGAGGCGTTCGAGGGCGGTACGCCGACGAAGGAGCTGCTGGACTCGGCCGTACCGGACCGGCCGGTGTATCTGCCCAACCGGGACCATCACGGGGCCTGGGTCAACAGCCGGGCCCTGGAGTTGGCGGGCATCACGCGCGCGACGCCCGATCCGGTGGACGGGCGGATCGAGCGGGACGCGTCGGGCGAGCCGGCCGGGACGCTTCAGGAGGGCGCGATGCAGTTGGTCGGACGGCTCGCCCCGCAGGCCACCCCCGCCGACCGGCTCGCCGCGCTGCTGCACGCCCAACGGCATCTGCACGGACTCGGGATCACGGCCTGGCAGGACGCGCTCGTCGGGGAGTTCCTCGGGATGGACGATCCGTCGGACGTGTATCTCGCCGCCGCCCGGGACGGCTCGCTCACCGCACGCGCGGTCGGGGCGCTGTGGTGGGACCGGGGGCGCGGCGCCGAGCAGATCCCCGAACTCGTGGAGCGGCGGGCCGCGTTGAGCCACGGCCGGTTCAGCGCGGGCAGCGTGAAGCTGATGCTGGACGGGGTCGCCGAGACCGGCACCGCCGCCCTCCTGGACCCGTACCTCGACAAGTGCGGCTGCGCCACGGCCAATCGGGGCACCAGCTTCATCGACCCGGACCAACTGCCCAAGTACGTCGCCGAGTTGGACGCGCTCGGCTTCCAGTGCCACTTCCACGCGCTGGGCGACCGGGCCGTACGGGACGCGCTGGACGCGATCGAGGCCGCGCGGGCGGCGAACGGGCCCAGTGACACCCGGCCGCATCTGGCACACCTTCAGGTGGTGCACCCGGACGACGTGGCGCGGTTCGCGCGGCTCGGCGCGGTCGCGAACATCCAGCCGCTGTGGGCGGCGCACGAACCGCAGATGGACGAGCTGACGATTCCGTTCCTCGGACCCGAACGGGCCCTGTGGCAGTACCCGTTCGGGGCGCTGCTGCGGTCCGGGGCCACGCTCGCGGCGGGCAGCGACTGGCCGGTGAGCAGTCCCGATCCGCTGCACGGCATCCATGTCGCGGTCAACCGGATCGAACCGGGCGGCACCGGACCGGTGTTCCTGCCCGACGAGCGGCTCGGGCTCGCGGAGGCGGTCACGGCGTACACGGCGGGTTCGGCGTACGCGAACCACCTGGACGACACCGGCCGCGTCGCGGCGGGGGCGTTGGCGGATCTGGTGGTCCTGGACCGCGATCCGTTCGCCGCTCCGCCGGAGGAGATCGCGGCGACACGGGTAGCGCTTACTTACGTCGGAGGGGTGGGAGTGTACGCAGCTCAGGAGGCATGA
- a CDS encoding APC family permease, whose protein sequence is MNDTPPPSGPALRKSLGLLDGIAIAASSTAATTSIGIGLGVTAGVVGLHLPAIMLLAFLPILGIAGAYSRLNKVEPNAGNGYVWVGRSLTPWLGFLVGWVNIVATIAFLAYTTAVTGSAIIQLAGEAGVHRLAGLALDPGSTAQTTAVGIVVLVAVTLTAVTGVRTAARLQTGLLVFEYVVLLGFCGYGIVTGPHAFSLSWFDPFAIPSASALAQGLLLSVFCYWGFEAAFTVNEEVRDPRDASRAGLITLVTMLGLFLLGSIAFQRVLSEGELAGHGAQGLAYFGDRLASQPLAALPLVALMFSAVASLQAGVIPTARGMFAMSRDRTLGPVWSKVSSRYGTPALGTLLIGALATAVAALALVIPRLADMIMATVNAVGIVVALSYALTALAAAVRFRSLLREDLRQGVRAVVLPTLSAVSLLGLGGYLCWSFYTSTDHLEVSADNGWFLLLTPLAMIASGFMAAAWAKWGRKSLYFQSGQGTDADAPHLLATSR, encoded by the coding sequence ATGAACGACACGCCACCCCCGTCGGGGCCCGCACTGCGCAAGTCCCTCGGTCTGCTGGACGGCATCGCCATCGCCGCGTCCAGCACCGCCGCGACCACCAGCATCGGCATCGGTCTGGGCGTGACCGCCGGGGTGGTCGGGCTGCATCTGCCGGCCATCATGCTGCTCGCGTTCCTGCCGATCCTGGGCATCGCGGGCGCCTACTCCCGGCTGAACAAGGTCGAGCCGAACGCGGGCAACGGCTATGTGTGGGTGGGCCGTTCACTCACTCCGTGGCTCGGCTTCCTGGTCGGCTGGGTGAACATCGTGGCGACGATCGCGTTCCTCGCGTACACCACGGCGGTCACCGGCTCGGCCATTATCCAGCTCGCCGGGGAGGCCGGAGTGCACCGGCTGGCCGGCCTCGCCCTCGACCCCGGCTCTACGGCCCAGACCACCGCGGTCGGCATCGTCGTCCTGGTCGCCGTCACCCTGACCGCGGTCACCGGCGTCCGCACCGCCGCCCGCCTCCAGACCGGACTGCTGGTCTTCGAGTACGTCGTCCTGCTCGGCTTCTGCGGCTACGGCATCGTCACCGGCCCGCACGCCTTCAGCCTGAGCTGGTTCGACCCGTTCGCGATCCCCTCGGCGTCGGCGCTCGCACAGGGCCTGCTCCTGTCGGTGTTCTGCTACTGGGGATTCGAGGCCGCGTTCACCGTGAACGAGGAGGTCCGCGACCCGCGGGACGCGTCCCGGGCCGGTCTCATCACTCTCGTGACGATGCTGGGGCTGTTCCTGCTCGGCTCGATCGCCTTCCAACGGGTGCTGTCCGAGGGCGAGTTGGCGGGCCACGGCGCCCAGGGTCTGGCGTACTTCGGCGACCGTCTCGCCTCCCAGCCGCTGGCCGCGCTGCCCCTGGTCGCGCTGATGTTCTCGGCGGTCGCCTCGCTCCAGGCCGGCGTGATCCCCACCGCCCGCGGCATGTTCGCGATGAGCCGCGACCGCACCCTCGGCCCGGTCTGGTCGAAGGTCAGCTCCCGCTACGGCACTCCCGCCCTCGGCACCCTGCTGATCGGCGCGCTGGCGACGGCGGTTGCCGCACTGGCACTGGTGATACCCCGCCTCGCCGACATGATCATGGCGACGGTGAACGCCGTGGGCATCGTCGTCGCCCTCTCCTACGCGCTGACCGCCCTCGCCGCCGCCGTACGCTTCCGCTCCCTCCTCCGGGAGGACCTGCGGCAGGGAGTGCGCGCGGTGGTGCTGCCCACGCTGAGCGCCGTCTCCCTGCTGGGACTGGGCGGTTACCTCTGCTGGTCCTTCTACACGTCCACCGATCACCTCGAAGTCAGCGCGGACAACGGCTGGTTCCTGCTGCTCACCCCGCTGGCGATGATCGCGTCGGGTTTCATGGCCGCCGCCTGGGCGAAATGGGGGCGCAAGTCGCTCTACTTCCAGTCCGGGCAGGGCACCGACGCCGACGCCCCGCACCTGCTCGCGACCTCTCGCTGA
- a CDS encoding roadblock/LC7 domain-containing protein, producing the protein MTQQGTDVSWALRDLVESIPEIRFALVASSDGKAITSFGAEDPDDVDRFAAVVAGLQALALPVAEQFPKYAGQLRLAMIEVDGGHLFVVRAGVETYLGVLAREGLDQGLLGHQMRDLARRMGELLGTTARLEEHSG; encoded by the coding sequence ATGACGCAACAGGGAACCGACGTGAGCTGGGCGCTCCGCGATCTGGTGGAGAGCATCCCGGAGATCCGCTTCGCCCTCGTGGCCTCCAGCGACGGCAAGGCGATCACCTCCTTCGGCGCGGAGGACCCGGACGACGTGGACCGCTTCGCGGCCGTGGTGGCCGGCCTGCAGGCGCTGGCCCTGCCGGTCGCCGAGCAATTCCCCAAGTACGCGGGGCAGTTGAGACTGGCGATGATCGAGGTCGACGGCGGCCATCTCTTCGTCGTCCGCGCGGGTGTCGAGACGTATCTCGGCGTGCTGGCCCGCGAGGGCCTCGACCAGGGCCTGCTCGGGCACCAGATGCGGGACCTGGCCCGCAGGATGGGTGAGCTCCTCGGTACCACCGCGCGCCTGGAGGAGCACTCTGGATGA
- a CDS encoding ATP-binding protein gives MELATPPPAARAPVAWYGWWLMPLSLGGGTVAATFLSPERITATVAGAAATAAGTVCVRLLVRTQTRLRRAESGFRTAQAEHSQQWQQHVAGLERKFGAERAALEARLIEHSAVYENRIADGTDAYEAQLAEQARADEERLTAQAASYEAQLADQAEVWQEQLAHQLAAVAKLADEQLPETLRQLRAGDAIDDLLPAANQCAKVSAELQAELRKVLRISLIGVEEEFNRSTAAEQAVISIGNRIHVLTSKLRGRLHELQGEHGRLPAVARGLMELDQEIGPADCLAASVGVLGGSDRPGRQWQEPQRLLSVVRGGIGRIKDFHRVDVRHLPELGVDGGLVDHLTLIFAHLLDNAARYSPPTEPVLVSGKEVPNGVGIEIQDSGKGLSEESRREAEHALAGTGGGSGLGGISEDASIGLRVVGTLARRYGIRVTFADSPWLGTSVVVVVPHRYFSQLPPAAVTGTPSFQAAASAATTRVPAGTGAPAEGVEAADTTPGGLPRRRSRRGDVARPQAAERAGRTGEMAVSVVPPDASFTGLAAFATAGRETAGEEPASAGREFTEQSTEESDEST, from the coding sequence ATGGAACTCGCCACTCCGCCACCGGCGGCGCGGGCCCCTGTCGCCTGGTACGGCTGGTGGCTGATGCCGCTGTCCTTAGGTGGCGGGACGGTCGCCGCCACGTTCCTGAGCCCGGAGCGCATCACCGCGACCGTGGCCGGAGCTGCGGCCACCGCGGCCGGCACCGTGTGCGTCCGTCTGCTGGTCCGCACCCAGACTCGACTGCGCCGCGCCGAAAGCGGTTTCCGCACCGCGCAGGCCGAGCACTCCCAGCAGTGGCAGCAGCATGTGGCGGGCCTGGAGCGGAAGTTCGGCGCCGAGCGTGCCGCGCTGGAAGCCCGACTGATCGAACACTCCGCCGTCTACGAGAACCGGATCGCCGACGGCACCGACGCCTACGAGGCCCAACTCGCCGAGCAGGCAAGGGCGGACGAGGAGCGGCTGACCGCGCAGGCCGCGTCCTACGAGGCGCAGCTCGCCGACCAGGCCGAGGTGTGGCAGGAACAACTGGCCCACCAGCTCGCCGCGGTGGCCAAGCTCGCGGACGAGCAACTCCCCGAAACGCTGCGGCAGTTGCGCGCGGGTGACGCCATCGACGACCTGCTGCCGGCCGCGAACCAGTGCGCGAAGGTCAGCGCCGAACTCCAGGCCGAACTGCGCAAGGTGCTGCGGATCTCGCTCATCGGCGTCGAGGAGGAGTTCAACCGCTCCACCGCCGCCGAGCAGGCCGTCATCAGCATCGGTAACCGCATCCACGTACTGACCAGCAAGCTCCGTGGCCGGCTGCACGAACTCCAGGGCGAGCACGGGCGGTTGCCCGCCGTCGCCCGCGGACTGATGGAACTGGACCAGGAGATCGGCCCCGCCGACTGTCTCGCCGCGAGCGTCGGTGTGCTCGGCGGCTCGGACCGGCCCGGCCGGCAGTGGCAGGAGCCGCAACGACTGCTCAGCGTGGTGCGCGGCGGCATCGGCCGGATCAAGGACTTCCACCGCGTCGACGTACGCCACCTGCCCGAACTCGGCGTCGACGGCGGCCTGGTGGACCACCTCACGCTGATCTTCGCCCACCTCCTGGACAACGCGGCCCGCTACTCGCCGCCCACCGAGCCGGTGCTCGTCTCCGGCAAGGAGGTGCCCAACGGCGTCGGCATCGAGATCCAGGACTCCGGCAAGGGCCTCAGCGAGGAGTCCAGGCGCGAGGCCGAACACGCCCTCGCCGGCACCGGTGGCGGATCCGGCCTCGGCGGCATCTCGGAGGACGCCAGCATCGGGCTCCGTGTCGTCGGCACCCTCGCCCGCCGCTACGGCATCCGCGTCACCTTCGCCGACTCGCCCTGGCTCGGCACCTCCGTCGTCGTCGTGGTCCCGCACAGGTACTTCAGCCAACTGCCCCCGGCCGCCGTGACCGGCACTCCGTCGTTCCAGGCCGCCGCGAGCGCGGCGACGACACGTGTACCGGCCGGCACCGGGGCCCCGGCCGAGGGCGTCGAGGCGGCGGACACCACACCCGGCGGGCTGCCCAGACGCCGTAGCAGACGCGGTGACGTGGCGCGGCCCCAGGCGGCCGAACGTGCCGGGCGGACCGGGGAGATGGCCGTCTCCGTCGTGCCGCCCGACGCCTCCTTCACCGGCCTGGCGGCCTTCGCCACCGCCGGACGGGAGACCGCGGGGGAGGAACCGGCGTCCGCAGGCCGTGAGTTCACCGAGCAGAGCACGGAAGAGAGCGACGAGTCCACATGA
- a CDS encoding TetR/AcrR family transcriptional regulator — translation MSERVVPAADRRRRRPTKQGVVLSEELIVGTALRLIEEHGADALSVRRLGRALGADPSSLYRYFRHTDDLMLAVADELIGRTLRTWRPSGDWRADLRDLGLRMHAGALAHPRAAVLSAYRVTGRVYEIQAVEAILGVLRGAGFPDVDAVRIYHAYVDQALAFGALDSANTALPKPAREAEAAVWEATYARLPADAYPHIAATARHLVATMRHSSYPAALDLLLSAAAARLAEIQAPSTRSAGRRPSS, via the coding sequence ATGAGCGAGCGTGTCGTCCCGGCCGCCGATCGGCGACGCAGACGCCCCACCAAACAGGGCGTCGTCCTGTCCGAGGAACTGATCGTCGGGACCGCCCTCAGACTGATCGAGGAGCACGGCGCCGACGCGCTCTCCGTGCGCCGCCTCGGCCGCGCCCTCGGCGCCGACCCCAGCTCCCTGTACCGCTATTTCCGGCACACCGACGACCTGATGCTGGCCGTCGCCGACGAACTGATCGGCCGGACGCTGCGCACCTGGCGCCCCAGCGGCGACTGGCGCGCCGACCTGCGGGACCTGGGCCTGCGCATGCACGCGGGCGCGCTCGCGCATCCGAGGGCGGCGGTGCTCAGCGCGTACCGGGTGACCGGGCGGGTGTACGAGATCCAGGCCGTGGAGGCGATCCTCGGGGTGCTGCGCGGGGCGGGGTTCCCCGACGTCGACGCGGTGCGGATCTACCACGCCTACGTCGACCAGGCCCTCGCCTTCGGCGCCCTCGACTCGGCGAACACGGCGCTGCCGAAGCCCGCCCGCGAGGCCGAGGCGGCCGTATGGGAGGCGACGTACGCGCGACTGCCCGCCGACGCGTACCCGCACATCGCGGCGACGGCCCGCCATCTCGTGGCCACCATGCGGCACAGTTCGTACCCGGCCGCCCTGGATCTGCTGCTGAGCGCGGCGGCGGCGCGCCTCGCCGAGATCCAGGCCCCGTCTACGAGGAGCGCGGGGCGAAGGCCGTCGTCGTGA